One Aegilops tauschii subsp. strangulata cultivar AL8/78 chromosome 7, Aet v6.0, whole genome shotgun sequence genomic window carries:
- the LOC109742883 gene encoding lupeol synthase-like: MWKLKIAEGGPWLTSGNNHFGRETWEFDRNDAGSSEERDAVDAARAEFQKNRFRTRHSSDVLARMQLVKGNNFSLDQQQKPKGDETSVDINIATVSETLKRALRYFSAIQGHDGHWPGDFPGPLFTTATMIIVLYVTESLGTTLSSEHRKEICRYLYNRQNMDGGWGLHAEGESSMLSSALNYTALRLLGEDADGGPDMSMPKARKWIHDHGGTTMIPILGKVWLSVLGVSEWSGVNPMPPELFLLPSFVPIQPGRLWSHFRMAFIPMSYLYGKKFVGPITKLVLSLREELHIHPYKKINWKQARKLCAKEDAYHPHTWLQECLSDCLYSFGEPFLACWPVSHMRRKALRQIANFLKYEDDISRYICIGAAQKALSMLCCWSENPSSDAFKRHLARVADFLWLGEDGMKVRVCAGQSWDVAFAVQAILASNVAEEFGTTLRKAHHFIKASQIVDNPSGDFSRKYRHISKGGWAFQVADQGWQVSDCTAEALKALLLLSKFPSEIVGDQMETCRFHDAVNILLSLQNPNGGYGTWELARTYPWMENLNMTEIYADIMVEHQYVECTSSVIQALALFRQKYPGHREDEVEQCIRRATEFIEKLQNEDGSWFGSWGICFTYGTWFAIEGLSAVGQCYSNSTYIRKGCQFLLSKQLRNGGWGESHLSSTTKAYTNLDGEKSHIVNTAWAMLALMKAGQAERDPSPLHEAARLIMSMQLGNGDFPQEEMIGSFLKNGPLCYMAYRNIFPIWALGEYHRLVLCSG, encoded by the exons ATGTGGAAGCTCAAGATCGCCGAGGGCGGCCCGTGGCTCACGAGCGGCAACAACCACTTCGGAAGAGAAACATGGGAGTTTGACCGAAATGACGCTGGATCAAGCGAAGAGCGGGATGCGGTCGACGCTGCACGGGCTGAATTCCAGAAGAACAGGTTCAGGACAAGGCACAGCTCCGATGTTTTGGCCCGCATGCAG TTAGTAAAGGGGAATAACTTCAGCCTTGACCAACAGCAGAAACCAAAAGGTGATGAAACTAGTGTCGACATCAACATAGCTACGGTGTCGGAGACACTGAAAAGGGCACTCAGATACTTCTCAGCCATACAAGGGCACGATGGGCACTGGCCAGGAGATTTTCCGGGCCCTCTCTTTACCACAGCAACCATG ATCATAGTTTTGTATGTCACAGAGTCGTTAGGTACTACACTATCGTCAGAACACCGCAAGGAGATCTGTCGCTATTTGTACAACCGACAG AATATGGATGGAGGATGGGGACTACATGCGGAAGGCGAGAGCTCCATGCTCAGCTCAGCTCTCAACTACACTGCTCTAAGACTACTTGGTGAGGATGCTGATGGTGGACCAGATATGTCCATGCCAAAAGCAAGGAAATGGATACATGACCATGGTGGTACAACAATGATACCAATCTTGGGAAAAGTCTGGCTCTCG GTACTTGGGGTTTCTGAATGGTCAGGTGTAAACCCTATGCCCCCAGAATTGTTCCTTCTGCCATCCTTCGTTCCTATCCAACCAG GACGGTTGTGGAGTCACTTCAGAATGGCTTTCATCCCCATGTCCTATTTATATGGCAAGAAGTTTGTTGGCCCAATAACAAAACTGGTTTTATCATTAAGGGAAGAGCTGCATATTCACCCCTACAAAAAGATTAACTGGAAGCAAGCGCGCAAATTATGCGCAAAG GAAGATGCCTATCATCCACATACCTGGCTCCAAGAATGCTTGTCCGATTGCCTTTACAGTTTCGGTGAACCTTTTCTGGCATGTTGGCCAGTTTCCCACATGAGACGAAAAGCTCTACGACAAATTGCCAATTTCCTGAAATACGAAGATGATATTTCACGGTATATCTGCATCGGCGCCGCGCAAAAG GCATTATCCATGTTATGCTGTTGGTCTGAGAATCCCAGTTCAGATGCATTCAAGCGCCACTTGGCTAGAGTTGCTGATTTCCTATGGCTCGGGGAAGATGGCATGAAAGTGCGG GTATGTGCGGGCCAATCATGGGATGTTGCTTTTGCCGTACAAGCGATATTAGCGTCTAATGTTGCAGAGGAATTTGGAACTACTCTCAGGAAAGCACACCATTTCATAAAAGCATCACAG ATTGTGGACAACCCTTCTGGTGACTTCAGCAGAAAGTACCGTCACATCTCTAAAGGAGGATGGGCCTTCCAGGTTGCAGATCAGGGTTGGCAGGTTTCAGACTGCACAGCAGAAGCTCTCAAG GCTCTGTTACTGCTCTCAAAGTTTCCGTCAGAGATCGTGGGTGATCAGATGGAAACATGCCGCTTCCATGATGCAGTGAACATATTATTATCTTTACAG AATCCTAATGGTGGCTATGGAACTTGGGAGCTAGCTCGTACATATCCATGGATGGAG AATTTAAACATGACAGAGATATATGCAGACATCATGGTGGAGCATCA GTACGTCGAGTGTACCTCGTCGGTCATCCAAGCATTGGCCCTGTTTCGGCAAAAATACCCCGGGCATCGGGAAGATGAAGTAGAACAATGCATCAGGAGAGCGACAGAATTCATCGAGAAGTTACAGAATGAGGACGGTTCATG GTTCGGATCATGGGGTATTTGCTTCACATACGGCACGTGGTTTGCTATAGAGGGCCTATCGGCAGTTGGACAGTGTTACAGTAATAGCACCTACATCCGGAAGGGTTGCCAGTTTCTATTATCAAAGCAGCTAAGGAATGGTGGATGGGGTGAGAGTCATCTTTCATCCACAACCAAG GCATACACGAACCTAGACGGGGAGAAATCACATATAGTCAACACTGCATGGGCAATGTTGGCACTAATGAAAGCTGGACAG GCCGAACGAGATCCGTCTCCTTTGCACGAAGCTGCAAGACTTATCATGAGCATGCAGCTTGGCAATGGTGACTTCCCACAGGAG GAAATGATTGGAAGTTTCTTGAAAAACGGTCCCTTGTGTTATATGGCTTATCGCAACATATTCCCCATATGGGCCCTTGGagagtatcatagattagtactTTGCTCTGGCTAA
- the LOC109742879 gene encoding homogentisate 1,2-dioxygenase codes for MCAQGDDLLTLSLTPTRLACSPLARSSPASGTYKHPPAMSGSPADPRPPEPEQNGGGDGYAYLSGLGNSFSSEAVPGSLPANGHNSPLLCPLGLYAEQLSGTSFTTPRHRNLRTWMYRIKPSVTHDPFHPRDPPNPRLLADFHDPRAAVATPTQLRWRPRDADKDADLDFVDGLYTVCGAGSSFLRHGFAVHMYAANKSMDGCAFCNADGDFLIVPQQGKLLITTECGKMLVPPGEIVVIPQGFRFAVDLPDGPSRGYVSEIFGAHFQLPDLGPIGANGLASARDFLSPTAWYEQAHRPGYVIVQKYGGELFTATQDFSPFNVVAWHGNYVPYKYDLSKFCPFNTVLFDHADPSVNTVLTAPTDKPGVALLDFVIFPPRWLVAENTFRPPYYHRNCMSEFMGLIYGVYEAKADGFLPGGASLHSCMTPHGPDTKTYEATISKLGGPEANTPTRLSGTLAFMFESALIPRVCRWALESPSRDLDYYQCWIGLKSHFSHGKDGSDGPATTSSDDKDGEK; via the exons ATGTGCGCACAAGGCGACGACCTCCTGACGCTGTCCCTCACTCCCACACGCCTCGCCTGCTCGCCACTCGCTCGCTCTTCGCCGGCGTCAGGGACCTACAAGCACCCGCCGGCCATGTCCGGGAGCCCCGCCGAcccgcgcccgccggagccgGAGCAGAACGGCGGAGGCGACGGGTACGCGTACCTGTCGGGGCTGGGCAACAGCTTCTCGTCGGAGGCCGTCCCGGGGTCGCTCCCGGCCAACGGCCACAACAGCCCGCTGCTCTGCCCGCTGGGCCTCTACGCCGAGCAGCTCTCCGGCACCTCCTTCACCACCCCGCGCCACCGCAACCTCCGCAC GTGGATGTACCGGATCAAGCCGTCGGTGACCCACGACCCCTTCCACCCGCGGGACCCGCCCAACCCCCGCCTCCTCGCCGACTTCCACGACCCGCGCGCCGCCGTCGCCACGCCCACCCAGCTCCGATGGAGGCCCCGCGATGCGGATAAGGATGCGGACCTCGACTTCGTCGACGGCCTCTACACCGTCTGCGGCGCCGGCAGCTCCTTCCTCCGCCACGGATTCGCAGTCCACAT GTACGCCGCTAACAAGTCCATGGACGGATGCGCCTTCTGCAACGCCGACGGCGACTTCCTCATCGTGCCACAGCAAGGGA AGTTGTTGATCACAACCGAGTGCGGAAAGATGTTGGTGCCACCTGGCGAGATCGTCGTCATTCCTCAGGGCTTCCGCTTCGCCGTCGACTTGCCTGACGGCCCTTCGCGTGGCTATGTTTCCGAGATCTTCGGCGCCCATTTCCAGCTCCCTGATCTTGGTCCGATCG GTGCCAATGGTTTGGCTTCGGCGAGGGATTTCCTCTCCCCCACGGCATGGTACGAGCAAGCCCACCGCCCTGGGTATGTCATAGTGCAGAAGTATGGTGGTGAGCTATTCACCGCCACACAGGATTTTTCACCGTTTAATGTGGTCGCCTGGCATGGAAATTATGTCCCATACAAG TACGACCTGAGCAAGTTCTGTCCATTTAACACTGTCCTGTTCGATCACGCCGACCCGTCAGTAAACACAG TTCTTACTGCTCCAACTGACAAGCCTGGCGTAGCATTACTTGATTTTGTGATATTCCCGCCCCGATGGCTGGTTGCCGAGAACACATTCCGCCCTCCGTACTACCATCGCAACTGCATGAGCGAGTTCATGGGACTGATCTACGGCGTATATGAG GCAAAAGCCGATGGCTTCCTCCCCGGAGGCGCGAGCCTGCACAGCTGCATGACACCCCATGGGCCGGACACCAAGACGTACGAGGCGACCATCAGCAAGCTTGGCGGACCGGAGGCCAACACGCCGACAAGGCTGAGCGGCACGCTGGCCTTCATGTTCGAGTCTGCGCTGATCCCACGCGTGTGCCGCTGGGCGCTCGAGTCACCGTCCCGGGACCTCGACTACTACCAGTGTTGGATCGGGCTCAAATCCCACTTCTCCCACGGCAAAGATGGCAGTGACGGACCTGCGACAACCAGCAGCGACGACAAGGATGGCGAGAAGTAG
- the LOC109742889 gene encoding GDSL esterase/lipase At5g45950-like, whose translation MKGFPLAGVLVALLLAAGELHCAATAPPPPAAKASAPPPQHPATPPQHAPPSPPQRHRPSHRRAPPVPRKQDPPLSPPPPPPPPPPQDPPSPPPIQVVPPIQDPDVAPAAPPRGGNRSAVCATLLVFGDSTVDPGNNNRLRTTAKANFPPYGVNFYGRRPTGRFSNGRLATDMLADKLGIMRTIPGFLDPTLKLGQLRKGVSFASAGSGYDDITANTLSALPFRRQLWHFWRYKQLIRALLGLRRAERIVNRATFIISAGTNDMLLNYIASNRSAGPIAMLRYENHLIARLGNYTQVMRMLGARRFVFVGLPPIGCLPIARTLLGRDPDGCDSDLNQLAASFNSRLIQLSNFVNYQPRLRSAYIDTYTIIRAATDNPQNYGLTEVSRGCCGSGMIEVGQTCRGRRTCLDPSKYLYWDAVHPTETTNQLITSLMLDSIAGIYS comes from the exons ATGAAGGGTTTCCCACTGGCCGGAGTACTGGTGGCGCTGCTGCTCGCCGCCGGGGAGCTGCATTGCGCAGCaacagcaccaccaccaccagcagcaAAGGCATCGGCGCCACCGCCGCAACACCCAGCAACACCACCACAGCATGCACCACCATCGCCGCCGCAGCGACACCGACCATCACACAGACGAGCCCCGCCAGTTCCCCGCAAGCAGGACCCTCCATtgtcaccaccgccgccgccgccgccgccgccgccgcaggacCCTCCATCGCCACCACCAATACAGGTCGTGCCACCAATTCAGGACCCCGACGTGGCACCAGCGGCTCCACCCAGGGGCGGCAACCGCTCCGCGGTCTGCGCCACGCTCCTCGTGTTCGGGGACTCGACGGTGGACCCTGGCAACAACAACCGGCTGCGGACCACGGCCAAGGCCAACTTCCCGCCCTACGGCGTCAACTTCTACGGCCGCAGGCCCACCGGCCGCTTCTCCAACGGCCGGCTGGCCACCGACATGCTGG CGGACAAGCTCGGTATAATGAGGACCATCCCGGGCTTCCTTGACCCGACGCTCAAGCTGGGGCAGCTCAGGAAGGGGGTGAGCTTCGCGTCGGCGGGCTCTGGATACGACGATATCACTGCCAACACATTG AGCGCATTGCCATTTCGGAGACAACTGTGGCACTTCTGGCGTTACAAGCAACTGATCCGAGCCCTGCTCGGACTGAGAAGAGCAGAGCGGATCGTTAACAGGGCTACCTTCATCATAAGCGCTGGTACAAATGACATGCTCCTAAACTACATCGCGTCGAACCGATCAGCAGGCCCCATCGCCATGCTGCGGTACGAGAACCACCTGATAGCACGCCTCGGCAACTATACCCAG GTGATGAGGATGCTTGGAGCGAGAAGGTTCGTGTTCGTCGGGCTACCCCCGATTGGCTGTCTACCGATCGCAAGAACGTTGCTTGGAAGGGATCCAGATGGATGCGACAGCGATCTAAACCAGCTGGCGGCCTCCTTCAACTCGAGGCTGATTCAGCTGTCGAATTTCGTCAACTACCAGCCCCGATTGAGAAGCGCCTACATAGATACCTACACAATCATACGGGCCGCAACTGACAACCCTCAGAATTACG GGCTGACGGAGGTGTCGAGAGGGTGCTGCGGGTCAGGGATGATCGAGGTTGGCCAGACATGCAGAGGGCGAAGGACATGCCTGGACCCGAGCAAGTACTTGTACTGGGATGCTGTCCATCCGACAGAGACAACGAACCAGCTTATCACAAGCCTGATGCTGGACTCCATTGCCGGAATCTACAGCTAG